A genomic region of Bacteroidia bacterium contains the following coding sequences:
- a CDS encoding beta-lactamase family protein: MRKTILTTLLIGTLSQIGLAQTNFDKTKLDNYFNALEENNKFMGSVAVSKNGEIIYSKTVGFADVENNVKATENSKYRIGSISKSFTAVLVLKAVEQKKLDLNQTIDKWFPTIKNAKEITVKHLLSHRSGIHNFTDDKDYLTWNTQPKTEKEMIEIIAKGGSDFNPDSKAEYSNSNFVLLTYILEKTFAKSYSDLLQELIVKPIGLTNTYVFGKINTEKNECKSYNFAGTWKLETETDFTVPLGAGAIISTPRDLTKFADALFGGKLLTTKSLEIMKTVKDGYGIGLFQIPFYKSIGYGHTGGIDGFSSVYSHFADEKISYALTSNGTNINNNDISIAVLSAVYDKPYEIPVFTTFNVTSEDLDKYLGVYTSKQIPLKITVIKDGNTLIAQATGQSSFPLEATEKDKFKFDQAGVVLEFNPTDKTMILKQGGGQYTFTKE, encoded by the coding sequence ATGAGAAAGACAATCTTAACAACATTACTAATCGGGACATTAAGCCAAATCGGACTTGCTCAAACTAATTTTGACAAAACGAAGTTGGACAACTATTTCAACGCACTTGAAGAAAACAACAAATTTATGGGAAGCGTTGCCGTATCAAAAAACGGAGAAATCATTTATTCAAAAACCGTTGGTTTTGCTGACGTTGAAAATAATGTGAAAGCAACCGAAAATTCTAAATACAGAATTGGCTCAATTTCCAAATCGTTTACAGCGGTTTTAGTATTAAAAGCCGTTGAACAGAAAAAGTTAGACCTAAATCAAACTATTGACAAATGGTTTCCAACAATTAAAAATGCAAAGGAAATAACTGTAAAACATTTGCTAAGTCATAGAAGTGGAATACACAACTTCACAGACGACAAAGATTATTTGACTTGGAACACGCAACCAAAGACAGAAAAAGAAATGATTGAAATTATCGCAAAAGGCGGTAGCGACTTCAATCCAGACAGTAAAGCAGAATACAGCAATTCAAATTTTGTGCTTTTGACATACATACTTGAAAAAACTTTTGCAAAATCGTATTCCGACTTATTACAAGAACTCATTGTTAAACCTATCGGTTTGACAAACACTTATGTTTTTGGAAAAATCAACACTGAAAAAAACGAGTGCAAATCATACAATTTCGCAGGAACTTGGAAATTAGAAACTGAAACAGACTTTACTGTTCCGTTAGGTGCAGGTGCAATCATTTCTACACCAAGGGACTTGACAAAATTTGCTGATGCTTTGTTTGGTGGAAAATTATTGACAACTAAAAGTCTTGAAATAATGAAAACCGTAAAAGACGGTTACGGAATTGGTTTGTTTCAAATTCCTTTTTACAAAAGTATCGGCTATGGACATACAGGCGGAATTGACGGTTTTAGTTCTGTTTATTCTCATTTCGCTGACGAGAAAATTTCTTATGCTTTAACTTCAAACGGAACAAACATCAATAACAACGACATTTCTATTGCGGTTTTAAGTGCAGTTTACGACAAACCTTATGAAATTCCGGTATTCACGACTTTCAACGTAACTTCGGAAGATTTAGATAAGTATTTAGGTGTTTACACTTCAAAACAAATTCCTTTGAAAATTACCGTTATAAAAGACGGAAACACCTTAATTGCACAAGCAACAGGACAATCCTCATTTCCACTTGAAGCAACCGAAAAAGACAAATTTAAGTTTGACCAAGCAGGAGTTGTCTTAGAATTTAATCCGACAGACAAAACAATGATATTAAAACAAGGTGGTGGACAATATACATTCACGAAAGAATAA